A DNA window from Pseudomonas tohonis contains the following coding sequences:
- a CDS encoding PepSY-associated TM helix domain-containing protein, with protein sequence MKTTTLRRWSFVHTWTSLISTAFLLLLALTGLPLIFHHEIDHLLGDAPVLREMPADAPRLDLQQLVQAAEAHRQGEVVQYLGWEDDEPNGVVAITAATAGTEPNSSHTFMLDARSGEPVAMPSANGGFMMTMLRLHVDLFAGLPGKLLLAFMGLLFVVAIVSGVVLYAPFMRRLEFGTVRHERSPRTRWLDLHNLIGIVTLTWALVVGVTGVISACADLVIAAWRNESLAAMVEPYRNAPPLTDRAPATRLLEIAAKATPGMAADFIAFPGTRFSSEHHYSVFMKGSSHLTSHLWTPVLIDARTLEVTAVGERPWYMDALAMSQPLHFGDYGGRPMQVLWATLDVLTIIVLGSGLYLWWVRRRVPARRREATA encoded by the coding sequence ATGAAAACCACCACCCTCCGCCGCTGGTCCTTCGTCCACACCTGGACCAGCCTGATCTCGACGGCCTTCCTGCTGCTCCTGGCGCTGACCGGCCTGCCGCTGATCTTCCACCACGAGATCGACCACCTGCTGGGCGACGCCCCGGTGCTGCGCGAGATGCCGGCGGATGCGCCGCGCCTCGACCTGCAGCAGCTGGTGCAGGCCGCCGAGGCCCACCGCCAGGGCGAGGTGGTGCAGTACCTGGGCTGGGAAGACGACGAGCCCAACGGCGTGGTGGCCATCACCGCCGCCACCGCCGGCACCGAGCCCAACTCTTCCCACACCTTCATGCTCGACGCCCGCAGCGGCGAGCCGGTGGCCATGCCCTCGGCCAACGGCGGCTTCATGATGACCATGCTGCGCCTGCACGTGGACCTGTTCGCCGGGCTGCCGGGCAAGCTGCTGCTGGCCTTCATGGGCCTGCTCTTCGTGGTGGCGATCGTCTCCGGCGTGGTGCTCTACGCACCCTTCATGCGTCGCCTGGAGTTCGGCACCGTGCGCCACGAGCGCTCCCCCCGCACCCGCTGGCTGGACCTGCACAACCTGATCGGCATCGTCACCCTCACCTGGGCCCTGGTGGTGGGCGTCACCGGGGTGATCAGCGCCTGCGCCGACCTGGTGATCGCCGCCTGGCGCAACGAGAGCCTGGCCGCCATGGTCGAGCCCTACCGCAACGCCCCGCCGCTCACCGACCGGGCCCCGGCCACGCGCCTGCTGGAGATCGCCGCGAAGGCGACGCCGGGCATGGCGGCGGACTTCATCGCCTTCCCCGGCACGCGCTTCTCCAGCGAGCACCACTACTCGGTGTTCATGAAAGGCAGCAGCCACCTCACCTCGCACCTGTGGACCCCGGTGCTGATCGACGCGCGCACCCTGGAGGTGACGGCCGTCGGCGAGCGCCCCTGGTACATGGACGCCCTGGCCATGTCCCAGCCGCTGCACTTCGGCGACTACGGCGGCCGGCCCATGCAAGTGCTGTGGGCGACACTCGATGTGTTGACCATCATCGTCCTCGGCAGCGGGCTCTACCTGTGGTGGGTACGCCGACGCGTCCCGGCGCGCCGGCGGGAGGCCACGGCATGA
- a CDS encoding TonB-dependent receptor: protein MTFAFRPSFRPSLLAVAIVLSSLSAHAVAETQQYKLPAAPMASTLSRIASEAGIVLSIDPSLTSGKTSQPVQGEYNAEGALRAALSGSGLQLVKSPAGTFSLEPLAETGLALPDVNVNARAAAQDGSAAAGYRTENVKNVGALGGMRLQDTPYSISVVSKEMLQNTQTTSTDDVFKRNPFTQLYSPKNAGYASAVAIRGFSSAGNLSIANDGLRYSTGFDSGNFVEEMEQIEILTGLSGFLYGPANPGGLVNYVIKRPTYERYNSVTLGNAGGENYYLHGDFGGPIDDQGVFAYRVNVLTQDGETAIDLQKRRRQMISLALDWNVSDDLLIQFDASHKKNEVRGLSSYWYFGNQSFRPDAKDLDNDKLYSQRWAFSDSEHDRVGSRFNWRLDDVFTLRGALGYSQYTQEYVYTGPTVYSAGAYTQPLYAFAPEETEETSGNLFLDAAFNTGSIGHKATLGYQGNIVRVRNYTDHIPYTSGTFCGVAGMGPQYQDVACGASPFSSTPQVSKPSYSIGHGDQLLASRTESNNYLIGDVITFNEQWSAILGVTHTQIETFNDNFVWATAMPAFFPRQQTTYDESKTSPHVSLIYKPTTWLTTYATYIEGLQAGGIAPNGTINSGAAMSPEVSEQYEIGAKAQWGEALFTLALFNIDKPNAYTNAANFYVQDGRQENNGLEFGVTGKVLPELTLVGGITLLDPEVKKSSVAANEGQKPTNVASQLAKLYAEYDVNDLPGFALTGGAYYTGKQYADEANHYSLPSFTTFDAGARYRMPVADNTLTLRANVSNLANKEYWLNSSYLGDPRTLTFSAQLEF, encoded by the coding sequence ATGACGTTTGCCTTCCGCCCCAGCTTCCGTCCCAGCCTGCTCGCCGTCGCCATCGTCCTGAGCAGCCTGTCCGCCCATGCCGTCGCTGAAACCCAGCAGTACAAACTGCCCGCCGCGCCCATGGCCAGCACCCTGAGCCGCATCGCCAGCGAAGCCGGCATCGTCCTGAGCATCGACCCGAGCCTGACCAGCGGCAAGACCTCGCAACCGGTACAGGGCGAATACAACGCCGAAGGCGCCCTGCGCGCCGCCCTCAGCGGCAGCGGCCTGCAGCTGGTGAAAAGCCCGGCGGGCACCTTCAGCCTGGAGCCCCTGGCGGAAACCGGCCTGGCCCTGCCCGACGTCAACGTCAACGCCCGCGCCGCGGCACAGGACGGCAGCGCCGCAGCCGGCTACCGCACCGAGAACGTGAAGAACGTCGGCGCCCTGGGCGGCATGCGCCTGCAAGATACGCCCTACTCCATCAGCGTCGTCTCCAAGGAGATGCTGCAGAACACCCAGACGACCTCCACCGACGACGTCTTCAAGCGCAACCCCTTCACCCAGCTCTACTCGCCGAAGAACGCCGGCTACGCCAGCGCCGTGGCCATTCGTGGCTTCAGCTCCGCCGGCAACCTGAGCATCGCCAACGATGGCCTGCGCTATTCCACCGGCTTTGACTCCGGCAACTTCGTCGAGGAAATGGAGCAGATCGAGATCCTCACCGGCCTCAGCGGCTTCCTCTATGGCCCGGCGAACCCCGGTGGCCTGGTCAACTACGTGATCAAGCGCCCCACCTACGAACGCTACAACAGCGTGACCCTGGGTAATGCCGGTGGCGAGAACTACTACCTGCACGGCGACTTCGGCGGCCCCATCGATGACCAGGGCGTATTCGCCTACCGCGTCAACGTCCTGACCCAGGACGGCGAGACCGCCATCGACCTGCAGAAACGCCGCCGTCAGATGATCAGCCTGGCACTGGACTGGAACGTCAGCGATGACCTGCTGATCCAGTTCGACGCCTCCCACAAGAAGAACGAAGTGCGTGGCCTGAGCAGCTATTGGTATTTCGGTAACCAATCGTTCCGCCCTGACGCCAAGGACCTCGACAACGACAAGCTTTACAGCCAGCGCTGGGCGTTCTCCGACAGCGAGCACGATCGCGTGGGCTCCCGCTTCAACTGGCGCCTGGATGATGTCTTCACCCTGCGTGGTGCGCTGGGCTACAGCCAGTACACCCAGGAATACGTCTACACCGGCCCGACCGTATACAGCGCTGGCGCCTACACCCAGCCGCTCTATGCATTCGCTCCGGAGGAAACCGAAGAGACCTCCGGCAACCTGTTCCTGGATGCAGCCTTCAACACCGGCTCCATCGGCCACAAGGCCACCCTCGGTTACCAGGGCAACATCGTCCGCGTGCGCAACTACACCGACCACATCCCCTATACCTCGGGAACCTTCTGCGGTGTAGCCGGCATGGGTCCTCAGTACCAGGACGTGGCATGCGGCGCGTCGCCGTTCAGCTCGACTCCCCAGGTCAGCAAACCCAGCTACTCCATCGGCCACGGTGACCAACTGCTGGCTTCCCGTACCGAGTCCAACAACTACCTGATTGGCGATGTAATCACCTTCAACGAGCAGTGGTCAGCGATCCTTGGCGTCACCCACACCCAGATCGAGACCTTCAATGACAACTTCGTCTGGGCAACTGCCATGCCGGCGTTCTTCCCACGCCAGCAGACCACCTATGACGAGTCCAAGACCTCGCCCCACGTCTCGCTGATCTACAAGCCGACCACCTGGCTCACCACCTATGCCACTTACATCGAAGGTCTGCAGGCCGGCGGTATCGCCCCAAATGGCACCATCAACTCCGGCGCGGCCATGAGCCCGGAAGTCAGCGAGCAGTATGAGATCGGCGCCAAGGCCCAATGGGGCGAGGCTCTGTTCACCCTCGCGCTGTTCAATATCGACAAACCCAACGCCTACACCAACGCTGCCAACTTCTACGTTCAGGACGGTCGTCAGGAAAACAACGGTCTGGAGTTCGGCGTCACTGGCAAGGTGTTGCCCGAACTGACCCTGGTAGGCGGCATTACGCTGCTTGACCCGGAAGTGAAGAAAAGCAGCGTGGCGGCCAACGAAGGGCAGAAGCCCACCAACGTCGCTTCGCAACTGGCCAAGCTCTACGCCGAGTACGACGTGAACGACCTGCCGGGCTTTGCCCTGACCGGCGGCGCCTACTACACCGGCAAGCAGTATGCAGACGAAGCCAACCACTACAGCCTGCCGTCCTTCACCACCTTCGACGCCGGTGCCCGTTACCGCATGCCGGTGGCCGACAACACCCTGACCCTGCGTGCCAATGTCAGCAACCTGGCCAACAAGGAATACTGGCTGAACAGCTCCTACCTGGGTGACCCGCGCACCCTGACCTTCTCCGCTCAGCTGGAGTTCTGA
- a CDS encoding FecR domain-containing protein, whose protein sequence is MNRAPVSSQVLDEAIHWQLCLGSGEASAGEQAEFLHWHAANAEHARAWAQLAGLDQQFVAAGNAPARRALLRSPRRMRRSASLLGLVLVGALALGLANPQRPLSDWLADEVTASGEQRDLLLPDRTHVRLNSRSALDIEFDPAQRRIHLRRGEILVETAHGDPRPFVVGTEDGDLRALGTRFLVRAEKDGTRLIVLQSAVAAHPARADEERIIKEGQQVLMNSTRLDTSESAPVGADAWTRGMLVVENARLADLLERLGEYRSGYLGVAPEVADLRISGSFPLNDSDLALDALPPSLPVRIERHTSWWTRVVPAEK, encoded by the coding sequence GTGAATCGCGCCCCGGTCTCCTCGCAGGTCCTCGACGAAGCCATCCACTGGCAGCTCTGCCTGGGCTCCGGTGAAGCCAGCGCGGGCGAGCAGGCGGAATTCCTCCACTGGCACGCCGCCAATGCAGAACACGCCCGCGCCTGGGCGCAACTGGCCGGCCTGGACCAGCAATTCGTCGCCGCCGGCAACGCCCCGGCCCGCCGCGCCCTGCTGCGCTCCCCGCGCCGCATGCGCCGCAGCGCCAGCCTGCTCGGCCTGGTCCTGGTCGGTGCCCTCGCCCTGGGCCTGGCCAACCCGCAACGCCCCCTGAGCGACTGGCTGGCCGACGAAGTCACCGCCAGCGGCGAACAACGCGACCTGCTGCTGCCCGACCGCACCCATGTGCGCCTCAACAGCCGCAGCGCCCTGGACATCGAGTTCGACCCGGCCCAGCGCCGCATCCACCTGCGCCGCGGCGAAATTCTCGTCGAGACCGCACACGGTGACCCGCGCCCCTTCGTGGTCGGCACCGAGGACGGCGACCTGCGCGCCCTCGGCACGCGCTTCCTGGTGCGCGCCGAGAAGGACGGCACGCGCCTGATCGTCCTGCAGTCGGCCGTCGCCGCCCACCCGGCGCGGGCCGATGAAGAGCGCATCATCAAGGAAGGCCAGCAGGTGCTGATGAACAGCACCCGCCTGGACACCAGCGAGAGCGCGCCGGTCGGCGCCGACGCCTGGACTCGCGGCATGCTGGTGGTGGAGAACGCGCGCCTGGCCGACCTGCTGGAACGCCTGGGCGAGTACCGCAGCGGCTACCTGGGCGTCGCCCCGGAAGTGGCCGACCTGCGCATCAGCGGCAGCTTCCCCCTGAATGACAGCGATCTCGCCCTCGACGCCCTGCCCCCCAGCCTGCCCGTGCGCATCGAACGCCATACCAGCTGGTGGACCCGCGTGGTGCCCGCCGAGAAATAG
- a CDS encoding RNA polymerase sigma factor, with amino-acid sequence MSLGETTNHELAGALYRDHRDWLLGWLRRSLSCPHRAEDLSQDAFVRILGKADLHQVREPRALLTTIARGLLVDHFRRSALERAYLEELARVPEAVQPGLEEQALILESLREIDRLLGTLSSKARAAFLHNRVDGLGHAEIAERLGVSVPRVRQYLAQGLRQCYIALYGEPT; translated from the coding sequence GTGTCGCTTGGGGAAACCACGAACCATGAGCTGGCGGGCGCGCTCTATCGCGACCATCGCGACTGGCTGCTCGGCTGGCTGCGCCGCAGCCTGAGCTGCCCCCATCGGGCGGAAGACCTCAGCCAGGACGCCTTCGTGCGCATCCTCGGCAAAGCCGACCTGCACCAGGTGCGCGAGCCCCGCGCGCTGCTCACCACCATCGCCCGTGGCCTGCTGGTGGACCATTTCCGCCGCAGCGCCCTGGAACGCGCCTACCTCGAGGAACTGGCCCGGGTCCCCGAAGCCGTGCAGCCGGGCCTGGAGGAACAGGCGCTGATCCTCGAATCCCTGCGCGAGATCGACCGCCTGCTGGGCACGCTCTCCAGCAAGGCGCGCGCCGCCTTCCTCCACAACCGCGTCGACGGCCTCGGCCACGCCGAGATCGCCGAGCGCCTGGGCGTTTCCGTGCCGCGCGTGCGCCAGTACCTCGCCCAGGGCCTGCGCCAGTGCTACATCGCCCTCTACGGTGAACCGACGTGA
- a CDS encoding PolC-type DNA polymerase III: MNALAWLTRRHRPQLSEAQQRRRDALAAPLGLDDRPLREQRFVVLDLETSGLNMSRDLVLSIGAVSIENGAIDLGHQFEATLHRETGRVSPSVLIHGIAPSESAGGVEPAEALLAFMEYLGDSPLLAFHAPFDQRMLARALKRDLDHRLQHPFLDVAELAPLLCPDAGIRNGGLDSWAEYFGLQVQQRHHASADALATAEMALILFSRARQQGLDSPAALAAALTRRQRRQQQPGL, translated from the coding sequence ATGAACGCCCTCGCCTGGCTCACCCGCCGCCATCGCCCGCAGCTCAGCGAGGCCCAGCAACGCCGCCGCGACGCCCTGGCGGCGCCGCTCGGCCTGGACGACCGACCGCTGCGCGAACAGCGCTTCGTGGTGCTCGACCTGGAAACCAGCGGGCTCAACATGAGCCGTGACCTGGTGCTGTCCATCGGTGCGGTGAGCATCGAAAACGGCGCCATCGACCTCGGCCACCAGTTCGAGGCCACCCTGCACCGCGAAACCGGACGGGTCAGCCCCAGCGTGCTCATCCACGGCATCGCCCCCAGCGAATCGGCCGGAGGCGTGGAGCCCGCCGAAGCCCTGCTGGCCTTCATGGAATACCTGGGCGACAGCCCGCTGCTGGCCTTCCACGCCCCCTTCGACCAGCGCATGCTCGCCCGCGCCCTCAAGCGCGACCTCGACCATCGCCTGCAGCATCCCTTCCTCGACGTCGCCGAACTGGCCCCGCTGCTGTGCCCCGACGCCGGCATCCGCAACGGCGGGCTGGACTCATGGGCCGAGTACTTCGGCCTGCAGGTTCAGCAACGCCACCACGCCAGCGCCGATGCCCTGGCCACCGCCGAGATGGCCCTGATCCTCTTCAGCCGCGCCCGCCAGCAGGGCCTCGACAGCCCCGCCGCCCTCGCCGCCGCCCTCACCCGCAGGCAGCGTCGCCAGCAACAACCCGGTCTCTGA
- a CDS encoding putative nucleotidyltransferase substrate binding domain-containing protein, translating into MSTTDAFAQAGKQAVMQNVHGTMEFLQKFPPFNQMESAHLAYLVENCLLRFYGRGESIIKPSDGPVEHFYIVKQGRVVGERPHSAKRGTETTFEIAGGECFPLAALLGERATRTEHLAGEDTFCLLLAKPAFVRLFAISGPFRDFALRGVSSLLDQVNQQVQLRAVETLGAQYSLDTRLIDLAVRQPIACPPHMPLRDAVRLMHENQVGSIVIVDEQQRPQGIFTLRDLRRVIADACADLGQSIAGLMTQQPFHLPPDASAFDAAIAMTERHIAHVCVVEDGRLRGVVSERDLFSLQRVDLVHLARTIRHAGRVETLAALRSDIQRLVDSMLAHGASSTQITHIITLLNDHTVCRVIELAIEEQGDPGVPFTWLCFGSEGRREQTLHTDQDNGILFEARDAAEAAAIRGRLLPLAERINQDLARCGFELCRGRIMAGNPELCLSRQEWSRRFAGFIREATPESLLGSSIYFDLRAVWGEREGCEQLRREVLAQVADNRLLQRLMAENALRQRPPVGRFRDFVVARKGAEKDTLDLKVQGLTPFVDGARLLALAHGIESCNTLERLRQLVAHEVIDAQDGAAFEEAYHFIQQTRMQQHQQQARQGLPFTNRLDPDSLNHLDRRILRESFRQAQRLQGSLALRYQL; encoded by the coding sequence ATGAGCACGACCGACGCCTTCGCCCAGGCGGGCAAGCAGGCGGTGATGCAGAACGTCCATGGCACCATGGAATTCCTGCAGAAGTTCCCCCCCTTCAACCAGATGGAAAGCGCCCACCTGGCCTACCTGGTGGAAAACTGCCTGCTGCGCTTCTACGGGCGCGGGGAATCCATCATCAAGCCCAGCGACGGGCCGGTCGAACACTTCTACATCGTCAAGCAGGGCCGCGTGGTCGGCGAACGCCCGCATTCGGCCAAGCGCGGCACCGAGACCACCTTCGAGATCGCCGGCGGCGAATGCTTCCCCCTCGCCGCCCTGCTGGGCGAGCGCGCCACCCGCACCGAGCACCTGGCCGGCGAAGACACCTTCTGCCTGCTCCTGGCCAAGCCCGCCTTCGTGCGCCTGTTCGCCATCTCCGGCCCGTTCCGCGACTTCGCCCTGCGCGGCGTCAGCAGCCTGCTCGACCAGGTCAACCAGCAGGTGCAGCTGCGCGCGGTGGAAACCCTCGGCGCCCAGTATTCGCTCGACACCCGCCTCATCGACCTCGCCGTGCGCCAGCCCATCGCCTGCCCGCCGCACATGCCGCTGCGCGATGCCGTGCGGCTGATGCACGAGAACCAGGTGGGCAGCATCGTCATCGTCGACGAGCAGCAGCGGCCCCAGGGCATCTTCACCCTGCGCGACCTGCGCCGGGTGATCGCCGACGCCTGCGCCGACCTCGGCCAGAGCATCGCCGGGCTGATGACCCAGCAACCCTTCCACCTGCCGCCGGATGCCAGCGCCTTCGATGCCGCCATCGCCATGACCGAGCGCCACATCGCCCACGTCTGCGTGGTGGAGGACGGCCGCCTGCGCGGCGTGGTCTCCGAGCGCGACCTGTTCTCCCTGCAGCGCGTCGACCTGGTGCACCTGGCCCGCACCATCCGCCACGCCGGCCGCGTCGAGACCCTCGCCGCCCTGCGCAGCGACATCCAGCGCCTGGTGGACAGCATGCTCGCCCACGGTGCCAGCTCCACGCAGATCACCCACATCATCACCCTGCTCAACGACCACACCGTGTGCCGGGTGATCGAGCTCGCCATCGAAGAGCAGGGCGACCCGGGCGTCCCCTTCACCTGGCTGTGCTTCGGCAGCGAAGGGCGCCGCGAGCAGACGCTGCACACCGACCAGGACAACGGCATCCTCTTCGAGGCCCGCGACGCCGCCGAGGCCGCCGCCATCCGCGGGCGCCTGCTGCCCCTGGCCGAGCGCATCAACCAGGACCTGGCCAGATGCGGCTTCGAGCTGTGCCGCGGGCGCATCATGGCCGGCAACCCCGAGCTGTGCCTGTCGCGCCAGGAGTGGAGCCGCCGCTTCGCCGGCTTCATCCGCGAAGCCACGCCGGAAAGCCTGCTCGGCTCGAGCATCTACTTCGACCTGCGGGCCGTCTGGGGTGAGCGCGAGGGCTGCGAGCAACTGCGCCGCGAGGTGCTCGCGCAGGTCGCCGACAACCGCCTGCTCCAGCGCCTGATGGCCGAGAACGCCTTGCGCCAGCGCCCGCCCGTGGGCCGCTTCCGCGATTTCGTGGTGGCCCGCAAAGGCGCCGAGAAGGACACCCTCGACCTCAAGGTCCAGGGCCTCACCCCCTTCGTCGACGGCGCACGCCTGCTGGCCCTCGCCCATGGCATCGAGAGCTGCAACACCCTCGAGCGCCTGCGCCAGCTGGTCGCCCACGAAGTGATCGACGCCCAGGACGGTGCCGCCTTCGAAGAGGCCTACCACTTCATCCAGCAGACCCGCATGCAGCAGCACCAGCAGCAGGCCCGGCAGGGGCTGCCCTTCACCAACCGCCTCGACCCGGACAGCCTCAACCACCTGGACCGGCGCATCCTCCGCGAATCCTTCCGCCAGGCCCAGCGCCTGCAAGGCAGCCTCGCGCTGCGCTACCAGCTATGA
- a CDS encoding response regulator, translated as MNYGDLLSQEEMKALDELVRVPNAQPSVLLVDDDEAARDSLADRLTAHGISCITADSGEQALALLLARPSIDLLVTELHMQCGSGLELVRQVRQSARASLPVIITSSSGDADVQDAIEAMHMKVVDFLLKPVDITRLVTLVRNELGTPPSKPPVRARQAKAEVLALKSA; from the coding sequence ATGAATTACGGTGACCTGCTGAGCCAAGAGGAGATGAAAGCCCTGGATGAACTGGTGCGCGTGCCGAACGCCCAGCCCAGCGTGCTGCTGGTGGACGATGACGAAGCCGCCCGCGACTCCCTGGCCGATCGCCTGACCGCCCACGGCATCAGTTGCATCACTGCCGACAGCGGCGAGCAGGCCCTGGCCCTGCTGCTGGCGCGGCCCTCCATCGACCTGCTGGTGACCGAGCTGCACATGCAGTGCGGCAGCGGCCTGGAGCTGGTCCGCCAGGTGCGCCAGTCGGCGCGGGCGAGCCTGCCGGTGATCATCACCTCGTCCTCGGGCGATGCCGACGTGCAGGACGCCATCGAGGCCATGCACATGAAGGTGGTGGATTTCCTTCTCAAGCCCGTGGACATCACCCGCCTGGTCACGCTGGTGCGCAACGAGCTGGGCACGCCGCCGAGCAAGCCTCCGGTGAGGGCGAGGCAAGCGAAGGCCGAAGTCCTCGCGCTGAAAAGCGCCTGA
- a CDS encoding PaaI family thioesterase — MNHDPRLQERLEAVINATPFAALMGARVNAIGAGAVELEVEVKPEVMHQHHGFVHGAVVGFMADSACAWAAASVAGDVVTSEYTLNLLAPAVGERLVARGRVLKASSRTLATFAEVFAIKAGEEKLVALATVAKVGGEGAR, encoded by the coding sequence ATGAACCACGATCCGCGTTTGCAGGAACGACTCGAAGCGGTGATCAACGCCACCCCGTTCGCCGCGCTGATGGGGGCACGCGTCAATGCCATCGGCGCGGGTGCCGTCGAGCTGGAGGTCGAGGTGAAGCCGGAGGTGATGCACCAGCATCACGGCTTCGTACATGGGGCGGTGGTCGGCTTCATGGCCGACAGCGCCTGCGCCTGGGCGGCGGCCTCGGTGGCGGGGGATGTGGTGACCTCGGAGTACACGCTCAACCTGCTGGCGCCGGCGGTGGGCGAGCGCCTGGTGGCCCGGGGGCGGGTGCTGAAGGCGTCGAGCCGGACACTGGCGACCTTCGCCGAGGTCTTCGCGATCAAGGCCGGCGAGGAGAAGCTGGTGGCTCTGGCCACGGTGGCCAAGGTCGGCGGCGAGGGCGCGCGCTGA
- a CDS encoding PaaI family thioesterase translates to MESEVPDGYEPLFRSSPFLDLLGPLYSRRDESGGLVIAVRIGEKHCNLRGTAHGGLLCTLADVALGYSTAFSQDPPLAMATVNLSLDFCGAARLGDLVEVRTTIHKVGQRLAFASADLRCGEHAVARGSAVFHIP, encoded by the coding sequence ATGGAGAGCGAAGTGCCTGACGGCTACGAGCCGCTGTTTCGCAGCAGCCCATTCCTCGATCTGCTGGGCCCGCTGTATTCCCGTCGCGACGAGAGTGGCGGCCTGGTGATCGCAGTACGTATCGGGGAGAAGCACTGCAACCTGCGGGGCACGGCCCATGGCGGTCTGCTCTGCACCCTGGCGGATGTGGCGCTGGGCTATTCCACGGCCTTCTCCCAGGACCCGCCCCTGGCGATGGCGACGGTGAACCTGAGCCTGGATTTCTGCGGCGCCGCTCGGCTCGGGGACCTGGTGGAAGTCCGCACGACGATCCACAAGGTGGGCCAGCGCCTGGCATTCGCCAGTGCGGACCTGCGCTGCGGGGAACACGCCGTGGCCCGCGGCAGCGCCGTGTTTCATATTCCCTGA
- a CDS encoding TetR/AcrR family transcriptional regulator, producing MPKKSNAADRVVRAAASLLASKGYFGTALGDIIARSEAPKGSLYHYFPDGKPEIVGAAIDFVATEVRAHLEQAANRAPHARNALLGFTATLRGWLEASDYAESCPIFATTLSIDDELEGVHRRCGAALGGWHGVFERALLADGLAAAVAERRAWLLIAALEGALGVARVQRSLRPLELIEAELLPLLP from the coding sequence TTGCCGAAGAAATCCAACGCTGCCGATCGCGTCGTCCGCGCTGCCGCTTCACTGCTGGCGAGCAAGGGCTATTTCGGAACGGCCCTGGGCGACATCATCGCCCGCTCGGAAGCGCCCAAGGGCTCGCTCTACCACTACTTCCCCGATGGCAAGCCGGAGATCGTCGGCGCCGCCATCGATTTCGTCGCCACCGAGGTGCGTGCGCATCTCGAGCAGGCCGCGAACCGGGCGCCCCATGCGCGCAACGCGCTGCTGGGCTTCACCGCGACGCTGCGCGGTTGGCTGGAGGCCTCGGACTACGCCGAGTCCTGCCCGATCTTCGCCACCACCTTGAGCATCGACGATGAGCTCGAGGGTGTTCACCGGCGCTGTGGCGCCGCGCTGGGCGGCTGGCATGGCGTTTTCGAACGGGCACTGCTCGCCGACGGGCTTGCCGCCGCAGTGGCCGAACGCCGTGCCTGGCTGCTGATCGCCGCGCTGGAAGGGGCGCTGGGCGTGGCCCGGGTACAGCGCTCGCTGCGACCGCTGGAGCTGATCGAGGCGGAGCTGCTGCCGCTGCTGCCCTGA